The Marispirochaeta aestuarii genome contains a region encoding:
- a CDS encoding DUF5320 domain-containing protein — MPGFDGTGPAGMGPMSGWGMGYCGTGYSRGRFAGRGFFRGGRGFARGMGRGRGAAWGAAYAWGPVTGDDQAEFLRRRADLLEEELAETRRVLQEMDEQGQKES; from the coding sequence ATGCCTGGATTTGACGGAACAGGGCCTGCCGGAATGGGACCCATGAGCGGCTGGGGGATGGGATACTGCGGAACCGGATACTCCCGGGGAAGATTTGCGGGACGAGGTTTTTTTCGGGGAGGCCGCGGCTTTGCCCGGGGTATGGGCCGGGGCCGGGGAGCCGCCTGGGGCGCCGCGTACGCCTGGGGTCCGGTTACCGGGGATGATCAGGCGGAGTTTTTGCGCCGCCGTGCGGATCTTCTGGAGGAGGAACTGGCGGAGACCCGCAGGGTCCTGCAGGAGATGGACGAGCAGGGGCAGAAGGAATCATAG
- a CDS encoding HAD family hydrolase produces the protein MSFTGIIFDLDGTLLNTIDDLADSCNRQLEKYGFPTHPAEAYRYFVGNGVVKLVERALPDSREAHSILNTFIRDFRADYKEHCFDKTRPYPGILELLERLRRDGMILAVLSNKPDAETKKVVRYFFPKEQFHCAAGHKEEFDVKPDPAGVRAILKKLDLKPEDTAFVGDTWIDMQTAVNSGCFPVGILWGFRDRKELEEAGARRIAATAEELYSILRS, from the coding sequence ATGAGTTTTACGGGAATAATCTTTGATCTTGACGGGACCCTGTTGAACACCATCGACGACCTGGCGGACAGCTGCAACCGCCAGCTGGAAAAATACGGTTTCCCGACCCACCCGGCGGAGGCCTACCGCTACTTCGTGGGTAACGGTGTGGTAAAACTGGTTGAACGAGCCCTCCCCGATTCCAGGGAAGCGCATTCAATCCTGAATACGTTTATCAGGGATTTCCGGGCGGATTACAAGGAGCACTGTTTCGATAAAACCCGACCCTACCCGGGGATCCTTGAGCTTCTTGAAAGACTGCGCCGGGACGGTATGATTCTCGCGGTACTGTCGAACAAACCGGACGCCGAGACAAAAAAGGTTGTCCGCTACTTCTTTCCGAAGGAGCAGTTTCACTGTGCCGCGGGACACAAGGAAGAGTTTGATGTAAAACCCGATCCCGCGGGGGTACGGGCCATTCTGAAAAAACTGGATCTGAAACCCGAAGATACAGCTTTTGTGGGAGACACCTGGATAGATATGCAGACGGCGGTCAACTCCGGATGCTTTCCCGTGGGAATCCTCTGGGGATTCCGGGATCGTAAGGAGCTCGAAGAGGCCGGGGCCCGGCGTATCGCAGCAACCGCCGAAGAGCTCTACTCCATCCTGAGAAGTTAA
- a CDS encoding MBL fold metallo-hydrolase, translating to MTVHILYDNQTVRSSLESGWGFSCLVDGKILFDTGEAGPAMVKNLKEMEISLEEIEAVIVSHPHWDHTGGLKTLLDLRPGLSVYLPAGAQDIFPDKEALGKAEVILCPEALDIGPVRTTGTFTTEYKGDLMMEQGIVVRSARGTSLITGCAHPGILKIAQEVASTYAGDDLYTLLGGMHLVNMDRDQIRKTMDQLKEIGYKRIIATHCSGEIGRELSDHRTGVGDIIVL from the coding sequence ATGACAGTACATATCCTGTATGACAATCAGACGGTGCGATCCTCCCTCGAATCAGGCTGGGGCTTCAGTTGTCTGGTTGACGGAAAGATTCTCTTCGATACCGGTGAGGCCGGTCCCGCCATGGTAAAAAACCTTAAAGAGATGGAAATAAGCCTGGAAGAGATCGAAGCGGTCATTGTCTCCCATCCCCACTGGGACCATACGGGGGGATTAAAGACCCTGCTGGATCTGCGCCCCGGGCTGTCCGTCTATCTGCCCGCCGGGGCACAGGATATCTTCCCCGACAAGGAAGCTCTGGGGAAGGCAGAGGTTATCCTGTGTCCTGAGGCTCTGGACATCGGTCCGGTCAGGACGACGGGAACCTTTACCACAGAATACAAGGGCGACCTGATGATGGAGCAGGGCATTGTTGTGCGCAGTGCCAGAGGGACGAGCCTGATCACCGGCTGTGCTCACCCGGGAATCCTCAAAATAGCACAGGAGGTGGCCTCGACTTATGCCGGGGATGATCTGTATACCCTTCTTGGAGGGATGCATCTGGTGAACATGGACAGGGATCAGATCCGGAAAACCATGGATCAGCTGAAGGAGATCGGCTACAAACGGATTATCGCCACCCACTGTTCCGGAGAGATCGGAAGAGAACTGAGTGATCACCGTACAGGGGTGGGGGATATTATCGTTCTCTAA
- a CDS encoding tetratricopeptide repeat protein yields MEQVIHEKDGRYKRRVNFPGVAIIRIFLYTGIMGMLFYKWHQRKAFNYFVSGKYDKAESSFLRLLEADPNKVGMRHNLALVKLALGKHGEAVKLLLDEVDRFGGVYPRYRALGDSFYLWGKAAEAAGWYRKALEEGAPSKEDRSFLEKRLEICGNEASFADAMEGIRLFNEGNKALQKGDSPAAAESYRKSAELDPTNFMTRNNLGSIYMNYEKDYPRAAEEFQAALEYSDLPLIQKNLQMCRDEERKHHEKD; encoded by the coding sequence ATGGAACAAGTGATACACGAAAAAGATGGCAGATACAAGCGACGGGTAAACTTCCCCGGTGTAGCAATCATCCGTATATTCCTGTACACTGGCATCATGGGAATGCTCTTCTACAAGTGGCATCAGCGTAAAGCCTTCAACTATTTTGTAAGCGGAAAATACGATAAAGCGGAAAGCAGTTTCCTCCGGCTTCTGGAGGCCGATCCCAACAAGGTCGGTATGCGCCATAACCTTGCACTCGTTAAGCTTGCCCTGGGAAAACACGGGGAGGCCGTCAAACTGCTCCTCGATGAGGTGGACCGTTTTGGCGGGGTATATCCCCGGTATCGCGCCCTGGGGGACTCCTTCTATCTGTGGGGCAAGGCGGCGGAGGCTGCCGGATGGTACCGCAAGGCCCTGGAGGAGGGCGCGCCTTCGAAGGAGGACCGCAGCTTCCTGGAGAAGAGGCTGGAAATCTGCGGGAACGAAGCGAGCTTTGCCGATGCCATGGAAGGAATCCGGCTGTTCAACGAGGGCAACAAAGCCCTGCAGAAAGGCGATTCCCCGGCTGCTGCGGAATCCTACCGCAAATCCGCCGAACTGGATCCTACAAACTTTATGACCCGGAACAATCTGGGGTCGATCTACATGAATTATGAGAAGGACTATCCCCGGGCGGCGGAGGAATTCCAGGCGGCCCTGGAGTATTCCGATCTTCCGCTGATACAAAAAAACCTGCAGATGTGCAGAGATGAGGAAAGGAAACACCATGAAAAAGACTGA
- a CDS encoding sensor histidine kinase, which produces MKQKIFHGFAVLCDQDGRIELILRNDLKNILNPRPGAPLSTLIDEADLPDYYTFLYRLKNETVLYDWQLKIDSATEPGELYFTGGSFDGRIFIIASSLTTEAAEFIDELGRINNEQADMLRRAIKKENRDDQEVFRDFARVNNELTNLQRELHKKNHELTRTLQERDRFIGMAAHDLRSPLSGISGLCGLLLDGRMGELSTDQQEIIQTICESSEYMVQMVNDMLDLAAIESGTLQLNIRKTDLVKIIRDSFSINRQIAEQKEICLTIKTEQDSIPLEIDGVKIRQVADNLISNAIKFSHPGTAVQVGVMQTGDHAEVSVRDQGQGIPAEELPKLFTPYSRVKVSSTAGEKSTGLGLAISQRIIRGHRGTLKVESEVGKGSIFRFSLPLKPADGENTPQASS; this is translated from the coding sequence ATGAAACAGAAGATCTTCCACGGTTTCGCGGTTCTGTGTGATCAGGACGGCCGTATAGAGCTCATCCTGCGGAATGATTTGAAGAACATACTGAATCCCCGGCCCGGGGCACCCCTGAGCACCCTGATCGACGAAGCGGACCTTCCCGATTATTACACCTTTTTATACCGGCTAAAGAATGAAACCGTGCTCTATGACTGGCAGCTGAAAATCGATTCTGCCACGGAGCCGGGGGAGCTCTACTTTACGGGAGGAAGCTTTGACGGGCGGATATTCATTATCGCCTCCTCCCTGACAACGGAAGCAGCGGAGTTCATTGACGAACTGGGACGCATCAACAATGAGCAGGCCGACATGCTCCGACGGGCAATAAAAAAAGAGAACCGCGATGATCAGGAAGTTTTCCGCGACTTTGCCAGGGTGAATAATGAGCTGACCAATCTTCAGCGGGAACTGCACAAAAAAAACCATGAGCTGACAAGAACCCTGCAGGAGAGAGACAGGTTTATCGGCATGGCCGCCCACGACCTGCGCAGTCCCTTAAGCGGAATCTCCGGGCTCTGCGGCCTGCTGCTGGACGGCCGGATGGGAGAACTCAGCACGGACCAGCAGGAGATTATCCAGACCATATGCGAAAGCTCAGAGTACATGGTCCAGATGGTGAACGACATGCTGGACCTGGCGGCCATCGAGTCCGGTACCCTGCAGCTCAACATCAGGAAAACGGACCTGGTGAAGATAATCCGGGACAGCTTCAGCATTAACAGGCAGATCGCCGAGCAGAAGGAGATCTGCCTCACGATAAAGACGGAGCAGGATTCGATCCCGCTGGAAATCGACGGAGTAAAAATCAGGCAGGTGGCGGACAACCTGATTTCCAACGCCATCAAGTTCTCCCATCCCGGGACCGCCGTACAGGTCGGGGTTATGCAGACCGGGGATCACGCCGAGGTCAGCGTCCGGGACCAGGGACAGGGGATTCCCGCAGAAGAGCTGCCGAAACTCTTTACTCCCTACTCACGAGTCAAGGTCTCCTCCACCGCCGGAGAAAAAAGCACCGGATTAGGCCTGGCAATATCCCAGCGTATAATCCGGGGACACCGGGGAACACTGAAGGTTGAGAGCGAGGTCGGGAAAGGCTCGATCTTTCGCTTCAGCCTGCCGCTTAAACCGGCGGATGGGGAAAATACCCCTCAGGCCTCTTCATAA
- a CDS encoding cobalamin-dependent protein (Presence of a B(12) (cobalamin)-binding domain implies dependence on cobalamin itself, in one of its several forms, or in some unusual lineages, dependence on a cobalamin-like analog.), which yields MDTSPAENNFRTYIDEHELALSDQIITLLWRDHPEYDRIFDEKGKGKCAQDIRYHLKYLAAAVDAESPALFLRYLEWVKSLFASLNIPRDTFLETLKTMKEVLGDQSSIALNYLDEGLKAYPELPDRHDSFITPENPLSGVAGNYIQALLKRDREGAMKIIMQEMEAGRDIREMYEYVFQVSQREIGRLWQTGSVSVAQEHYCTGATQLIMSRLYPYVFNHEKNGLTFIGTSVGDELHELGIRMVSDFFELDGWDTIFLGANTPAKDILRCIMDEQAKVIGISVTITYHLHKVREIIDSIAENPELKGVRILVGGYPFNEDRELWRRIGAHGYGTDARDAIRTARRLVGI from the coding sequence ATGGATACATCCCCGGCTGAAAATAACTTCCGCACATATATCGACGAACATGAACTGGCCCTTTCGGATCAGATCATCACGCTTCTCTGGCGGGACCACCCTGAGTATGACAGGATCTTTGATGAGAAAGGCAAGGGGAAGTGCGCCCAGGATATCCGCTATCATCTGAAGTATCTTGCCGCCGCCGTGGACGCCGAATCTCCCGCCCTCTTTCTGCGTTATCTGGAGTGGGTAAAGAGCCTCTTCGCCTCCCTGAACATTCCCCGGGACACCTTTTTAGAGACCCTGAAGACAATGAAGGAGGTTCTCGGAGATCAGAGCAGCATCGCCCTGAACTACCTTGACGAAGGACTGAAGGCCTACCCGGAGCTCCCGGACAGGCATGACTCCTTTATTACCCCGGAAAATCCCCTCTCCGGGGTGGCCGGAAACTACATCCAGGCCCTGCTCAAACGGGACAGGGAAGGCGCCATGAAGATCATCATGCAGGAGATGGAAGCGGGACGGGACATCCGGGAGATGTACGAGTACGTATTCCAGGTAAGCCAGCGGGAGATCGGCCGTCTCTGGCAGACCGGAAGCGTCAGCGTGGCCCAGGAACACTACTGCACCGGAGCGACCCAGCTTATCATGAGCCGCCTCTATCCCTATGTATTCAACCACGAGAAAAACGGACTCACTTTTATCGGAACCAGCGTGGGGGATGAGCTTCATGAACTTGGAATCCGCATGGTCAGCGACTTCTTTGAACTCGACGGCTGGGATACGATTTTTCTGGGCGCCAACACACCTGCGAAGGACATACTGCGGTGCATCATGGATGAGCAGGCAAAGGTCATCGGAATTTCCGTGACCATAACCTACCACCTTCACAAAGTCCGGGAGATTATAGATTCCATCGCCGAAAACCCTGAGCTAAAGGGGGTCAGGATCCTTGTGGGGGGCTACCCCTTCAATGAGGACCGTGAATTGTGGCGCAGGATAGGAGCTCACGGCTACGGGACTGATGCCAGAGACGCGATACGCACCGCACGCCGGCTTGTGGGGATATAG
- a CDS encoding glycerate kinase type-2 family protein has translation MKKTDHANTIFSAALKRVDPALMLKELVSVEGNRLVIRTETDTAEYDLSRYSSIVVVGAGKASAKMALGLEAVLGDRISSGLVAVKEGHTEKLQYVDLIEAAHPMPDERCVEAAKRIGKICSDADEKTLILNLISGGGSALLTAPYQDEAYAISLDDIQAVTGLLLACGAVIQEINVIRKHLSAVQGGRLAGFAAPATMVSLILSDVIGDPLTSIASGPTVPDPTTYRDARNIFRKYNLEEKLPESVSRIIADGVAGKVQETPGEGDEIFRTVRNVLIGTNISALYAASEEAEKLGYAPVILTSQLTGEAREIAKLFSGMAKDLSLNRLNFKKPACIIAGGETTVTLKGKGKGGRNQEMALAFLMEFLDDPEGLEKVVFLSGGTDGNDGPTDAAGGVAHSGIMKAMQDADLDPAEYINNSDSYHFLKKTGGLLMTGPTNTNVCDVQILLVE, from the coding sequence ATGAAAAAGACTGATCATGCCAACACCATTTTTTCAGCAGCCCTGAAGAGGGTCGACCCGGCCCTGATGCTCAAGGAGCTGGTGAGCGTCGAAGGGAACAGGCTCGTTATCCGGACCGAGACCGACACCGCTGAGTACGATCTTTCCCGATATTCCAGCATTGTTGTCGTGGGTGCGGGTAAGGCCAGCGCCAAGATGGCCCTGGGACTGGAAGCTGTTCTGGGAGACCGTATCAGTTCCGGACTGGTGGCAGTAAAGGAGGGGCATACCGAAAAACTTCAGTATGTCGATCTTATAGAGGCCGCCCATCCCATGCCGGACGAGCGCTGCGTGGAGGCTGCAAAAAGAATCGGAAAGATCTGTTCCGACGCCGATGAAAAGACCCTTATCCTGAACCTTATTTCCGGCGGCGGATCGGCCCTGCTGACTGCTCCCTACCAGGACGAGGCCTATGCCATCAGCCTGGACGATATTCAGGCGGTTACAGGGCTGCTTCTGGCCTGTGGTGCCGTTATCCAGGAGATCAACGTCATCCGCAAGCACCTCTCCGCCGTTCAGGGCGGACGTCTCGCCGGCTTTGCCGCACCGGCTACCATGGTCAGCCTGATCCTCTCGGATGTTATCGGAGATCCCCTGACCTCCATCGCCTCCGGCCCCACCGTACCGGATCCCACCACCTACAGGGATGCCCGGAACATTTTCCGCAAGTATAACCTGGAAGAAAAACTCCCCGAGTCGGTGTCCCGTATTATTGCCGACGGAGTCGCCGGCAAGGTCCAGGAGACTCCCGGTGAAGGGGATGAAATCTTCAGGACCGTCAGGAATGTTCTTATCGGAACCAATATCTCGGCCCTCTATGCTGCTTCCGAGGAGGCGGAGAAACTCGGCTACGCCCCGGTCATTCTGACTTCCCAGCTGACCGGCGAGGCCCGGGAAATCGCGAAGCTCTTCTCCGGCATGGCCAAAGACCTCTCCCTGAACCGGCTTAATTTTAAAAAGCCCGCCTGTATCATCGCAGGAGGGGAGACCACGGTGACCCTGAAGGGAAAGGGCAAGGGTGGACGGAATCAGGAGATGGCCCTGGCCTTCCTGATGGAATTCCTGGATGATCCCGAGGGGCTAGAGAAGGTCGTATTTTTATCCGGCGGCACAGACGGGAATGACGGCCCCACCGATGCGGCGGGGGGAGTCGCCCACAGCGGAATCATGAAAGCCATGCAGGATGCAGATCTCGATCCCGCGGAGTATATCAATAACAGCGACTCGTACCACTTTCTGAAGAAAACCGGGGGGCTTCTGATGACAGGCCCCACCAACACCAATGTCTGCGACGTGCAGATTCTGCTGGTTGAGTAG
- a CDS encoding PaaI family thioesterase, with amino-acid sequence MKSPEFETIPVKGPQETSSNCFICGVNNPAGVKARFYELESGEAAAVFSVPETHNGYPGRVHGGVTGAILDELVGRSITSLEPGTWGVTVELNVRYRKPIPTETPLSARGRVSLNEKRRFRGTGELYLPDGTVAATCEGTYVKLPLERIASETGGDPHSLAEEGWMKRNSSDDPEALRFPRIK; translated from the coding sequence ATGAAATCTCCAGAATTTGAAACCATCCCTGTAAAAGGTCCCCAGGAGACCAGTTCAAACTGTTTTATCTGCGGGGTAAACAATCCCGCCGGGGTAAAGGCACGCTTCTACGAACTGGAAAGCGGCGAAGCCGCGGCGGTCTTCTCCGTGCCGGAGACCCATAACGGGTATCCCGGAAGGGTCCACGGCGGCGTTACCGGGGCCATTCTCGACGAACTTGTCGGACGATCCATAACCAGTCTGGAACCCGGGACCTGGGGCGTAACCGTGGAGCTTAACGTACGCTACCGTAAACCGATCCCGACTGAAACCCCCTTAAGCGCCCGTGGAAGGGTCAGCCTGAACGAAAAAAGACGGTTTCGGGGTACCGGAGAGCTCTACCTGCCCGACGGTACCGTTGCCGCGACCTGTGAGGGAACCTACGTAAAACTTCCCCTGGAACGCATAGCCTCGGAAACCGGCGGCGACCCCCACTCCCTGGCGGAGGAGGGCTGGATGAAGCGTAATTCAAGCGACGATCCCGAGGCGCTCCGCTTTCCCAGGATAAAATAG
- the wrbA gene encoding NAD(P)H:quinone oxidoreductase, translated as MKVNILFYSMYGHMFQMVKAAKEGADKVTGVESRILRIPETLPENILEAMGALEAQKQFADIPEATMDDLAEADGLILGIPTRYGRMSAQWANFLDQSGQLWLKGTLIDKPVALMSSSATQHGGQESTLISTAASLMHHGMLVVGLPYSYQGQMGVDEITGGSPYGASTITGGQGERLPSERELEGARFQGERLAMIASRLSTK; from the coding sequence ATGAAGGTCAACATTTTATTCTATTCCATGTACGGCCACATGTTTCAGATGGTCAAAGCCGCCAAAGAGGGGGCGGACAAGGTAACGGGAGTCGAGAGCCGAATCCTGAGAATACCGGAAACCCTCCCCGAAAATATCCTCGAGGCCATGGGTGCCCTGGAGGCCCAGAAACAGTTTGCCGACATTCCCGAAGCGACCATGGACGACCTGGCGGAGGCCGACGGTCTGATCCTCGGTATTCCCACCCGCTACGGACGGATGAGCGCCCAGTGGGCCAACTTCCTCGATCAGTCCGGGCAGCTGTGGCTCAAGGGTACCCTGATCGATAAACCCGTGGCCCTTATGTCCTCTTCGGCGACCCAGCACGGCGGGCAGGAATCCACCCTTATAAGCACAGCCGCCTCGCTTATGCACCACGGAATGCTGGTGGTGGGACTCCCCTACTCCTATCAGGGACAGATGGGGGTCGATGAGATCACCGGGGGCAGTCCCTACGGAGCCAGCACGATTACCGGGGGACAGGGAGAACGCCTGCCCAGTGAACGGGAGCTGGAGGGGGCACGTTTCCAGGGAGAGCGTCTGGCGATGATAGCCAGCAGACTTTCCACCAAATAG
- a CDS encoding LuxR family transcriptional regulator produces MVLMTVPRSKSALHVILSLSLFFGWLLSFPFHGPVLNIYSEARGFNPGYLSTLFIAFHGGGILLSGFVAGTTRSWRHLIRPAGIITLVAAAAILAVPPDVAPFLFALSGASSGVFIVAWSVPFSLQVSPAFRIQVMAAIIAVANIVYIAVKLSLIFSMPGLGNTISMVSLIAATAVVLLLNTAPGDTTKQTSSPVKLPAVLIGILCATIFLLYINGGFMYLVLYPSSPESLTWLPIFRDLVYLSTLITMAISGARIDRMVPVYLSASLMILAFAFYSLFGSSTVGWISAEVLCQSSMALLDLFLWTVLGDIAFTYKRPYTVFGWGLSANVAGILAGGFIGGLLIRLNENPELIIAVSTGTSVSLTFLLIPLLAARLLVDLLEKINLMQMESHREAGENTGIRVPPAHSIPGFVELSPRETEIAGLILRSKNNQEIADKLFISENTVKVHLKNIYRKLSVAGKNEFLALVVSAYENSRG; encoded by the coding sequence ATGGTCCTTATGACGGTGCCCCGGAGTAAGTCTGCCCTGCATGTAATACTTAGTCTCTCCCTCTTTTTCGGTTGGCTCCTATCCTTTCCCTTCCATGGACCTGTGCTGAATATCTACAGTGAGGCCCGGGGGTTTAACCCGGGTTATCTATCTACACTCTTTATTGCCTTTCACGGTGGAGGGATTCTCCTTAGCGGCTTCGTTGCCGGCACAACACGTTCCTGGCGGCATTTAATCCGGCCGGCGGGAATCATTACTCTCGTGGCCGCAGCAGCTATTCTCGCCGTACCACCGGACGTCGCGCCTTTTCTTTTCGCCCTTTCGGGCGCGTCGTCAGGAGTATTTATTGTAGCCTGGAGTGTTCCCTTTTCACTGCAGGTATCACCGGCATTTCGAATACAGGTCATGGCGGCGATCATTGCAGTTGCCAATATTGTGTACATTGCAGTCAAGTTGAGTCTGATTTTTTCCATGCCCGGTTTGGGAAACACCATCAGCATGGTTTCCTTGATTGCCGCAACGGCAGTAGTTTTGCTGTTGAACACAGCTCCCGGGGATACAACGAAACAGACCAGTTCTCCCGTCAAGCTGCCGGCCGTGTTGATTGGGATACTCTGCGCTACGATCTTTCTGTTATATATAAACGGAGGATTCATGTACCTGGTACTGTATCCTTCATCCCCGGAATCCCTGACCTGGCTTCCAATATTCCGGGACCTTGTCTACCTTTCAACTCTAATTACAATGGCCATTTCGGGCGCCAGAATAGACCGCATGGTTCCGGTTTATTTATCTGCATCCCTGATGATTCTTGCTTTCGCGTTTTATTCCCTCTTCGGCTCCTCAACAGTTGGGTGGATAAGCGCGGAGGTTCTGTGCCAATCGTCCATGGCCCTGCTGGATCTTTTTCTCTGGACAGTTCTGGGGGATATCGCCTTTACCTACAAACGTCCATATACAGTCTTCGGTTGGGGGCTATCGGCCAATGTGGCTGGTATCCTGGCTGGAGGTTTTATTGGTGGACTCCTTATCCGATTAAACGAGAATCCGGAGCTCATTATTGCCGTATCCACCGGGACAAGCGTTTCTCTCACCTTTCTGCTGATACCCTTGCTTGCTGCGAGACTGCTTGTAGACCTGCTGGAGAAGATCAATCTGATGCAGATGGAGTCACATAGAGAAGCCGGCGAGAACACCGGGATCCGGGTACCCCCGGCACACAGCATACCGGGTTTTGTAGAGCTAAGCCCCAGAGAAACAGAGATAGCCGGACTTATATTACGCAGTAAGAACAATCAGGAAATTGCTGACAAACTCTTTATCTCCGAGAACACCGTAAAAGTCCATTTGAAAAACATCTACCGAAAACTATCGGTGGCCGGGAAGAACGAGTTCTTAGCTCTGGTTGTATCGGCCTACGAAAACAGCCGAGGTTAA
- a CDS encoding MarR family winged helix-turn-helix transcriptional regulator codes for MAQAEKDMYLDTFTKFSRAHTSVLNYLSGPPALPEDMTITQFGVLEVLLHKGPLTHREIAAKILKSRGNLTMVIDHLERDGLVERLPVAGDRRSRRVALTPRGEKRIKTVFPLQAEAIRSVFGNLADQEVILLGQLCRKLGLSLAAENRSRKAEGKKPETASGGAQ; via the coding sequence ATGGCACAGGCAGAAAAAGATATGTACCTGGACACCTTTACCAAGTTTTCCAGGGCCCACACTTCCGTGCTCAACTATCTCTCCGGCCCGCCGGCACTGCCGGAGGATATGACGATAACCCAGTTCGGCGTCCTTGAGGTCCTGCTGCACAAAGGCCCCCTGACCCACCGGGAAATCGCCGCCAAAATTCTCAAGAGCCGGGGGAATCTGACCATGGTAATCGATCACCTGGAACGGGACGGCCTCGTAGAACGCCTTCCCGTTGCAGGGGACCGTCGTTCAAGGCGCGTAGCCCTCACCCCCAGGGGTGAAAAACGAATCAAAACCGTGTTTCCCCTTCAGGCAGAAGCAATCCGTTCGGTTTTCGGCAACCTGGCCGACCAGGAGGTAATACTCCTGGGACAGCTTTGCAGGAAGCTGGGCCTGAGCCTTGCGGCCGAAAACCGGAGCAGGAAAGCTGAAGGGAAAAAACCAGAGACCGCATCAGGAGGTGCACAATGA
- a CDS encoding glycoside hydrolase family 113, translating into MAAEAAGRGLDFVLGLELNYDLAYLAGPGADGWDWNEYRWFIDDFIAFLNTTGDAVASASPTDFAYKYWDNWFNAYTAFVLDQAVVAEEAGISMLIIGKQLAGAVRDANADRWRALIGAVKAVYSGDIAYAGVVTGSLEGSLYHELEQFPVEDLDVAVVVPWAEIMDAENPDISSLAASFADFHDTTAEAFTGSAVGTPSVPVIYLNPFMSCSGAPRQLWFEPADHSNPDVAQDLLIQAEMYEAFFQSIQSLAWVDEVWSWGFWWRNRGDTMYRHGDSSFHKASSVRNKPALEIIKKWSVVG; encoded by the coding sequence ATGGCTGCCGAAGCCGCTGGGCGGGGCTTGGATTTTGTACTGGGGCTGGAACTGAATTATGATCTGGCCTACCTGGCAGGTCCAGGTGCGGATGGCTGGGACTGGAACGAGTACCGCTGGTTTATAGATGATTTTATTGCATTCCTGAATACCACCGGTGACGCAGTTGCCAGCGCATCGCCAACAGACTTTGCATATAAGTACTGGGACAACTGGTTCAACGCTTACACCGCCTTTGTGCTTGATCAGGCTGTTGTTGCCGAAGAGGCAGGCATAAGCATGCTGATCATTGGGAAGCAGCTTGCCGGGGCAGTACGAGATGCCAATGCAGACAGATGGCGGGCCCTGATTGGAGCAGTGAAAGCTGTTTATTCCGGGGATATCGCCTACGCCGGGGTTGTAACAGGCAGCCTGGAAGGGTCATTGTACCACGAACTGGAGCAGTTCCCCGTGGAAGATCTTGACGTGGCGGTAGTTGTTCCCTGGGCGGAGATTATGGACGCCGAGAATCCGGATATTTCTTCGCTTGCAGCTTCTTTTGCGGATTTTCACGATACCACGGCCGAAGCATTTACCGGTTCTGCAGTCGGTACTCCTTCAGTCCCCGTTATCTACCTCAATCCCTTCATGAGCTGTTCCGGGGCTCCGCGGCAGCTCTGGTTCGAACCGGCGGACCACAGCAATCCGGATGTCGCCCAGGACCTTCTTATCCAGGCAGAGATGTACGAGGCCTTTTTCCAGTCTATTCAAAGTCTCGCCTGGGTGGACGAGGTCTGGAGCTGGGGATTCTGGTGGCGTAACCGGGGAGACACCATGTATCGTCATGGTGATTCCTCTTTTCACAAAGCCTCCAGTGTGCGGAACAAGCCTGCTCTGGAGATTATTAAAAAATGGAGCGTTGTGGGCTGA